The Arachis ipaensis cultivar K30076 chromosome B07, Araip1.1, whole genome shotgun sequence genome includes a window with the following:
- the LOC107609056 gene encoding E3 ubiquitin-protein ligase BRE1-like 2 (The sequence of the model RefSeq protein was modified relative to this genomic sequence to represent the inferred CDS: added 64 bases not found in genome assembly) yields MENSDHNEPEKKRPHLTSVSSRVARNSPSNNKTADAGVLQAQNQQLVQKIDIQKRALHDLEEKIRELKERQNTHDDLLIAVNQCWIQLSDDLTLLGVRAGRSKDALQTLDYHNNRRGSLPSCPAEDIFLCRLIQKDSVDGNSIGERINYVEESLALRRSSTLELLKLLQDTMEAQMERIDSIAQVLHGELSSEDAIIQMSQIDDMMKEEESNLREIINALNDSHKEYTIGIQSYISWCLQDQSEVKRLAGDLEESITGLEESRRKLVNLKMQKDAAAGMQSPSADSVNGNLSPEKPTDRTMSLRELKDSIEEAKILNADRLTELQEAHEENETLTKQFQDFQNELNDDKYIRTSRIYSLTNDQLQHWIAELARYKMLVESLQAGSVHVTKWEKELNSKLESVDTARHAIDCSDSRIEELEVQLQKCTIEKNDLEIKMEEAIQDTGRKDIKSEFRVMASALSKEMGMMEAQVKRWKDAAHEAVSLREKAHSLRAVLSGKTSEVSSLANKCTEQDLEIKSLRALIEKLQKEKLELEFILEMHGQENYDKSTLAEIRESENKAHSQAEMLKNALDEHSLELRVKAANEAEEACEQRLAAAEAEIEDLRAKLDAAERDILELTEAIKVKEAEAEAYISEIETIGQAYEDMQTQNQHLMKQVTERDDYNIKLVSESVKTKQVHSSLVAEKQALAKQLQQINSLIDASKMRIAHVEEQMKAVLSEGIKCNQEEKNLHVTLEFAKWELADAEKELKWLKSALSSSEKEYDQIQKDVAAVEMELESERSSRMKLEEELREVNRQIAELSSETGETAIQKLEAEIKICKNMIKCTVCSDRPKEVVIVKCYHLFCNPCIQRNLELRHRKCPACGTAFGQSDVRFVKI; encoded by the exons ATGGAAAACTCAGACCACAACGAACCCGAAAAGAAGAGGCCTCACCTCACTTCCGTTTCTTCTCGCGTGGCGCGAAACTCTCCATCGAACAACAAAACC GCTGATGCTGGAGTCTTACAAGCACAGAACCAGCAGCTCGTTCAAAAGATTGACATCCAAAAGCGTGCTTTGCATGACCTTGAAGAAAAAATTAGAGAGTTAAAAGAGCGGCAAAATACCCATGACGATTTGTTAATTGCAGTGAACCAATGTTGGATTCAG TTGTCTGATGATCTGACTCTTCTTGGTGTACGAGCTGGTAGAAGCAAAGATGCATTACAAACACTAGATTACCATAATAACCGTCGAG GTTCACTTCCTTCATGCCCTGCAGAGGATATATTTCTGTGTAGATTGATCCAGAAAGATTCTGTTGATGGAAACAGTATTGGTGAGAGAATTAATTATGTTGAAGAAAGCCTTGCTTTACGCCGGTCATCTACGTTAGAGTTGTTGAAACTCCTTCAAGATACCATGGAGGCTCAGATGGAAAGAATTGACAGTATAGCCCAGGTTTTGCATGGCGAGTTATCTTCAGAAG ATGCTATAATTCAGATGTCTCAGATTGATGACATGATGAAAGAAGAGGAAAGTAATTTACGTGAAATCATTAATGCTCTCAACGATTCACATAAAGAGTATACTATTGGAATTCAAAGTTATATCAGTTGGTGCTTACAAGATCAGTCTGAAGTTAAACGCCTTGCAG GTGACCTTGAAGAGAGCATAACTGGACTTGAAGAGAGTAGAAGAAA GTTAACGGAAACTTGTCTCCTGAAAAACCCACAGACAGGACTATGAGTTTGCGTGAGCTGAAGGATTCAATTGAGGAAGCAAAG ATACTGAATGCTGATCGTCTTACTGAGCTTCAAGAGGCACACGAAGAAAATGAAACCTTGACAAAGCAATTCCAAGATTTTCAG AATGAACTGAACGATGACAAGTATATACGCACTTCCAGAATATATTCATTGACGAATGATCAACTTCAACATTGGATTGCTGAGTTAGCTCGGTATAAGATGTTGGTAGAGTCTCTGCAG GCGGGAAGTGTCCATGTCACAAAATGGGAGAAGGAGCTGAACTCCAAATTGGAGTCTGTTGATACTGCAAGGCATGCCATTGACTGTTCAGATTCCAGGATTGAAGAGCTGGAGGTTCAGTTGCAGAAGTGTACTATTGAAAAGAATGATCTTGAAATTAAGATGGAAGAGGCTATACAAGATACTG GGAGAAAAGATATCAAATCCGAGTTTCGTGTGATGGCTTCAGCTTTGTCCAAAGAAATGGGAATGATGGAAGCTCAGGTCAAGCGATGGAAGGATGCAGCTCATGAGGCGGTATCGTTACGCGAGAAAGCTCATTCACTAAGAGCTGTGTTGAGTGGGAAG ACAAGCGAAGTTAGCAGCCTTGCAAACAAATGTACTGAACAGGATTTGGAAATTAAGTCTTTAAGAGCATTG ATTGAAAAGTTACAGAAGGAGAAACTAGAGTTGGAATTCATTCTGGAAATGCATGGACAAGAGAATTATGATAAAAG TACTCTGGCAGAAATTAGAGAATCTGAAAATAAAGCCCACTCTCAAGCTGAAATGCTGAAAAATGCTTTAGATGAACATAGTCTTGAGTTAAGAGTAAAAGCTGCTAATGAAGCTGAAGAAGCTTGTGAACAAAGGCTTGCTGCTGCAGAAGCTGAAATAGAGGACTTAAGAGCCAAGCTGGATGCAGCTGAAAG AGATATTTTGGAGCTGACCGAGGCTATTAAAGTGAAAGAGGCTGAGGCAGAGGCATATATATCTGAAATCGAG ACTATTGGTCAAGCATATGAAGATATGCAGACACAGAACCAACATCTGATGAAGCAGGTGACTGAGAGGGATGACTATAATATCAAG CTTGTATCAGAAAGTGTGAAGACAAAACAAGTACACAGTTCTTTAGTGGCTGAGAAGCAGGCCTTGGCAAAGCAACTTCAACAAATTAACTCTTTAATTGATGCCTCAAAAATGAGGATTGCACACGTTGAGGAACAG ATGAAGGCTGTTCTATCAGAAGGCATCAAATGTAATCAGGAGGAAAAAAACCTTCATGTCACTCTGGAATTTGCCAAGTGGGAATTGGCTGATGCTGAGAAGGAGTTAAAGTGGCTGAAGTCTGCCCTTTCCTCTTCAGAGAAAGAATACGACCAAATACAGAAAGATGTGGCAGCAGTTGAAATGGAATTAGAAAGTGAAAG GAGTTCACGGATGAAGCTCGAGGAAGAACTCAGGGAAGTGAACAGGCAAATCGCCGAGCTGAGTTCTGAAACGGGTGAAACCGCAATACAAAAGCTCGAAGCAGAAATAAAGATCTGTAAGAACATGATTAAGTGCACAGTCTGTTCTGATCGGCCAAAGGAG GTGGTGATTGTCAAATGCTATCATCTGTTCTGCAATCCATGCATACAAAGAAATCTAGAGCTCAGGCACCGCAAGTGCCCTGCATGTGGAACAGCATTTGGACAAAGTGATGTTCGCTTTGTTAAAATATGA